The Trichosurus vulpecula isolate mTriVul1 chromosome 3, mTriVul1.pri, whole genome shotgun sequence genome includes a window with the following:
- the PSMA7 gene encoding proteasome subunit alpha type-7 yields MSYDRAITVFSPDGHLFQVEYAQEAVKKGSTAVGVRGKDIVVLGVEKKSVAKLQDERTVRKICALDDNVCMAFAGLTADARIVINRARVECQSHRLTVEDPVTVEYITRYIASLKQRYTQSNGRRPFGISALIVGFDFDGTPRLYQTDPSGTYHAWKANAIGRGAKSVREFLEKNYTDEAIETDDLTIKLVIKALLEVVQSGGKNIELAVMRRDQPLKILNPEEIEKYVAEIEKEKEENEKKKQKKTS; encoded by the exons ATGAGTTACGATCGGGCCATCACGGTCTTCTCCCCGGACGGGCACCTCTTCCAAGTGGAATACGCGCAGGAAGCGGTGAAAAAGGGCTCGACCGCG GTTGGTGTACGAGGAAAAGATATTGTTGTTCTTGGTGTAGAGAAGAAATCAGTGGCCAAACTACAAGATGAAAGGACCGTGCGGAAGATCTGTGCTTTGGACGACAATGTGTGCATGGCATTTGCAG GGCTCACTGCTGATGCTAGAATAGTCATAAATAGGGCTCGTGTAGAGTGCCAGAGTCATCGGCTCACTGTGGAGGATCCTGTCACAGTGGAATATATCACCCGTTACATCGCTAGTCTGAAACAG CGTTATACTCAGAGTAACGGGCGCAGACCTTTTGGCATCTCTGCCCTTATAGTGGGATTTGACTTTGATGGAACTCCCAGACTTTACCAGACAGACCCCTCTGGCACATATCATGCATGGAAG GCTAATGCTATTGGTAGAGGAGCCAAGTCAGTCCGTGAATTTTTGGAGAAGAACTATACTGATGAAGCCATTGAAACTGATGATTTGACCATCAAACTTGTTATCAAAGCCCTTTTGGAA GTGGTTCAGTCAGGGGGCAAAAACATTGAACTAGCTGTCATGAGGAGAGATCAGCCTCTTAAG ATTTTAAATCCTGAAGAAATTGAAAAGTATGTGGccgaaattgaaaaagaaaaagaagaaaatgaaaagaagaaacaaaagaaaacatcatGA